Within Dreissena polymorpha isolate Duluth1 chromosome 13, UMN_Dpol_1.0, whole genome shotgun sequence, the genomic segment TTTGCAAGAAGGCCAATTGTCTTAGGCCGCTCCCCTGAGACTAAAAGGAACTGAACTGTTTTGAGAAGCTTGTGTAGTGTTTGTGTGATAAATATGATTTATCAGCTTATTTTATACCCAGATTCAATTTAATCATGACTGAAatggcataataatacagtaactAATCTGATTATGTTCCGTATAAATGTAGCAATTTTAATGTACTGACATGGTTTAAGTGAAAACTTGTAATACAGCTGCCAAACCACATGGTGAAAATTTGTTTCAACGAACGAAAATCATTTTGGAACACATGctaaatatcattagaacacatgTTTTGAGGAACGTTTATTATGATTGGACCACACATGTAACTTGTGTTAAAGTGTTAAAATAGTTTACAATATCTATATAAGGGAAACTGTCCCGCAACTAGCGGTCATGATTTttaacggactggaaccatttgcGAACTTAGCCTATATACAATAAGGAATATTCTCTGGTAGAATTCGATATAGACCTGATGAatatgtgaattctagagtgttaaaaagttgtttctCTTAATATCCTGTTGAACAAAATTTTGACCGAGCGTGATTCCGGTTCGAATTCAGCCGAGATTGTACTGGgaacaatgttctgaccaagtttcatgaagatttgacaatgaATGTGGTCGGACTAAAGCTTTCAGTAAGCATATGTTGTGTTGAGGTTACATAAGACAATCAAGTAAATTACAAAGTGTTAATGGGCATTTTACATACAAGgtatacaatttacaaaatactcaatatattaaatttgttttggcTACAGGGATTTCTAATTTTACGTAATAGCGATTAATTGTGTTGAATAGTGTGGATCTTGGTCAAATCTATCATTCTAATGAATCTTTTGGGATCCTAACTATATGACGATTAAGTGGGTATTTCCATAACAGTTTTGCTTATAAACAAAAAGTTACTGTTCATTTATGTTTTGATCAGTTATTAAAACGATAATAGTTATGTATTACTGAAAttgtttgttaattgaaattattcATTATGAGGTACAAAGCGGTGTATATGAGGTGCAAAACTATAGTTTGACGGTGTGACATGCAGTCATGTGATGCACGAGATTTATATGAGTCGCGTGCATCACATGACTGCATTGTTTCGTATATATACTTCGTTTTGTACTTCATTGATTACGCTTGTAGTAAATTGGAATCACGGGATTAAAAGATGTTAAACAAAAGGTGAAACGTTTGTTTGAGTTTCATATTGTAATACTATCCTGTGTGGCAAATGAAGCGCCGCCATCACGGATATTGGTTATACCAGGCATATCTAAATGTCCATGATTTGGTTTGCATAGGGAGAATGGccaaataaataatgtaatgacCAATCCTGTGAATAAGTTATGTTTCCGGACCAAGAATCGAGCCCACCGACCATGATGTATGTGGTTAAGCGCTCTTATAGCAACCGAGATTGCAAGCGTATGTATTAATCAAAGCGTTGAAGGcgctgtaggtgttcgctgttgtataagtttagacgcaacttagttaaacaaattatgttatagctatttttattgcaagttttaaatgaacacaacccatatttaaatttataaagggtgtgtcttaaagcacaggtccagatgttgttgttttttttaatcatttatagaaaatataatttaagcttcattttgggaaaaaagggcttaatgcataagcataAATTGTTTTCCCAGTACCAAAGattctctttaaacgaaaaacattataaaatcattaatgtcgtccttgattagcttgtgcgcattgcacaagctaatcagtatacaaaggctaatcttatttgatatgcattaagccccgttttccctgaaagcagccaatatgtacagatttcaatgaaaaCACTAGACCGGCCAATCTCGTTTTACAAGCTGTTacacactattagtcatatacacccactggcagtgtaccagtggtgaactataaacaggcaaatgtggtggttatcttttcTAGCGGACGCTCgtggcatttgtcgtctgctgcaacaggcagtggttgtctttccatagcgaagctaaggcttctaagcacatactgatttgcaaagtATGCTCTGTAACATAAGAGTGAGCCAACGCTCACACTAAGAACTGCATTTTATGCATTTTAGTAAATGATTTGTATCACATGGTGCTGTCAGTAATGGTTAAAATGGGATAACATTTACCACTTTTAATTAAAGTTTGCGGTACATTTAAAGTTGAAATAGCAATTACCTAACACTAAtcattttacatttacaaaagATAAGGAATGTTGatttttaaagcaatttttaATTAAAGTTCATTGAAAATCATAATTCCCTCATTATTGTTAGAACGttcatgtttttcaaaagaccgGGACGTTTctcaaactcggccgagatatcattaaaacaatgttctgatcaggttttatgaagattggacaaacaTGTTACTTTCAGATTATTcaaaagttttcactaaagcAATTTAAGGAACAAGACACTGAAACAATTTTCGAAATAAGCTGTTGTCATGAtttgtcattagaacaaatattttgagAACGTTTCATGAAATTGGGCcgaatattttattaatgtcaCATAGTTTcaatatagacatataaggaaaactgccctgcccccacCCACTTCGGCGGCCATCTTTTAAaattgaccagaaccattttcgaactcggtaTATAGAATATCTAGCTGGTAAAGCACTAAAAGcactaaatattttattcattacatgtaaagaatttgatttaaaacctaaaacggtatgtcagttgtttgatgcttttgttggttCAATTCTTAACCATGCATAGGAAGTTTGAGGCAACACAAAGTCAAAAGAAATTGAacgaatacattttaaaaaaaaattgcaaaagatTGCTGACTGTTCAACAGAACACTTTTTATGCAGCAATATATAGGGAGTTGGGTCGTTATCCTTTATTTATTAGTCGTTTTATTAGAAttgttaaatactggtttaaaatttcaaattctgataatattattataaaaattgtatatttaCAAACCCTGCAAGATAGCAATAAAGGACATATAAATTGGGTTACTAATGTTAAAAGGCTGTTAGACACATATGGATTTTCACATGCTTTTGATGACGTTAATTTGGTCGATGTTAATCTGTTTTACATCAATTTAAATGTAGAGTTATTGATACGTATATCCAGGACTGGCATATGATTGTCGACAACAGCCCGGTTCTGgacatgtattgtgtatttaaaccTGTTTTTGTATATGAGCATTGCCTTGATCATATTCCTAAACCCCTGAGGGCATACATTACTAAATTACGATTGTCAGTTCTTCCACTTAGAATAAAGACTGGAAGATATGCTACTCAAAACACCCCAAGAAACGAACGGCATTGCCTATTATGTAACGAATCAGATTTAGAAGATGAGTTCCACTTTGTATGTAAATGTACTGAATATATCACTATCTGAAAGAAATATatcaaaccattttactacaataaaccatctgtatataaattccacaaattaCTAAATGTTAATAACACAAATGAGCTATTAATGTTGgccaaatatgtttaatatgCGTTAAAAGCAAGAAATACATTTATGAACAAAACTTTGTAGTATACATAGGGTTTTTCCCCTAAACACTAATACTGTACGAATACTTGTTATATCTGATCTTGTtaggcatttaattaaatgttataactttTCATTAAGTAatgtataaacatataatatatgtaGTTTTTATGTATTGTAAACCTGTATCTAAACATAAcacaatgttaaaaaaatgtttaaaacgtgacatcatgtatgtatatgttattgatgtatttagatGATGTACTCTGTACAAGTCTCAATAAAGTGTCTTGTCTTTTCTTGTCTTGTCTATTATTTGAACACATATTATGAGTTAAGTTCGATAAGATTGAACAAAATGTGACTAGCGTGCTCACAATGGTGAACCATTGGCATTCAAAGGAATTTGTCCCACCTCCTTTTCAAAGACAGGAAGCAATTTCCAACTCAGAAAAATATCAGTAGAACAAACAATCTGAGAaagtcatgaagattggaaaaatgTCGTATATAAGagcgtttaaatatatatatatatatttatttatttttgaaattttacataGTTACCTACTGACCCTTGTGATTCACTTTCGAACACGGCCGAGATATCATTTGGTTAAATGATCTTTTctaaaagtttcatgaaaacaggggaataaaatataaatgtggcctataaGATATTTCCAAGGTAATTTTGACGACACACGACgaacgacagacaaaaggtgatcacaaaaatCCACAATGAGCGCGTTGTTCTGTGATACTCTAAAACAAAGGTACATCGTTAAGACGACGAAAATAGTTTAACTGAATACACTCGTATTAGTTGTATGCGTAAGACTCCGAGGGTAAACTCAATGAGACATGTGCATTCATGTTCATGGGACAGAATGACGTACAATCTGGTCGACGGACAAGACTAATTGACCGCCATATCGGGTGGACGGACTACTAGCGTGAATCTAAAACGTGTCTGTATTTCGTTTACGCGGAAGAGGTTGGCAAACAACCATATTCATAAGTTTAAATAATGTGTTTGCAGTCTAATTGCTAATGTACCAAGAGTATTTTAGTTACCAGCGACAAACGAAAACAATGCCCTATTAATAGTAATGCAACAACACTGCTGCAGTTTATGTAACGGAATAACGAGCGGACACGTCAGTTTATGTTGtaaagttttatttatattttttattttctatatttttctattcactttcaatttttaagaataatttatctagaaatgtgcgctttttactttaaataataagaaTTTAAACACTATAGATCTAATATGATAGTAGTGGTACCTATAAGAGAGATAACCGCTGAGACGAGTTTGTCAATCTCTTCACAGTGCTTATCTCCCCAGACGAGTTGAAGGTAATTAGTGCAGTCTCAAGTAAAATTCTTTGGAATTTAAACGTTTGTCTACTATACGGAAAGGCCGTGCATGCAATTATCGACCAACAATATCGTTTTAAAAATGGTAACATAATAAGCACATAAGCACAGATTGTAGTTATGCCTGAGTCCGAAAAAAAAATCGTGATAGTTTAGTGTATTTAAAATAGAATTACAGGCCTATGTAGACATAAAAGCATATCAGTAAATAAAACAATCatggaaaattaaaataaataatataacgtGATTTGATGTGTACAACCTATATAACCGTATGGTATTTGAGCAATTTTTGTCCATGCAGAGCCTTATCAAGTTGGCAAATATCGGGTACCACTATGAGTGAATTTGGTGCACTTAATTTTGcagttaattatatatatatatgtactaacATAACGGAAAACGTGTGTTTTTATAGATATGTATAAATGTTTTTGATGTCTAAcgatttttaacatatttttttattcaagatTCTGGGCAAGAATGCTATAATCATGCTAGTGTTAGTGTATTTTGAATAGAAATACAGGCAATTATAGACAGAcaagcataataaaacaaaatcatgaacaattaaaaaatgataaaaaatgataTAACGTAACTTGCTTTGTTATACGTAATCCGTAATACGTAATCGTATGGTATTTGAGCAATTTTTGTCCATGCAGAGCCTTATCAAGTTGCCACAATAAATGAATAAGGTCAATTCTgcagttaaatatatatatatatatatatatatatatatatatatatatatatatatatatatatatatatatatatatatatatatatatatatatatatatatttactaacataaataaataacgtGTGTTTTTATAGATATATCAACATGTATATGCTGTCTAACGAattgtaaaatgcattttcaagatTCCGGGTAAGAATGTTATAAAGAACGATTGGCCTGTTTACCTCAATGTATTGCAACTAATTTCTGaaatgtttacataaatataaCGCGAACCAAAGAAAACCGACATTGTATTCTTTTATGGTATTATTCTTTCTCAGATAGGCATGAATACTTCTTGGATGTTGTTTCTTTGCTTACCGTTGCATTGAAGAGCGAAATCCTCGTCCTCCTTTTGTGTCTTGATACCTGTAAGATCCGATTTTAACTTGTCACCAATTGATTGTAATTCACTTTGATGTGTTTTGCCTGTATATTAAGTTTCGTCACACAGGCCTCCGTGGCAAAAGTAACAGTGTCCCGTACTTCAACTGCGGCCGACTCTATGACCCCTTTACCTTTGATCATCGTAGTTGTGACTTCCTTTACACCAGCCTCTGTGGCAGAATTAATATCGTCACGACCTTCCATTGTGGCCGACTCTATGACATGCTGTCCCTTGATCACTGTAGCATTGACCTCCGTCACACCAGCCCCCATGGCAGAAGTAACAGCGTCACTTCCTTTTATTGTGGCCGACTCTATCACCTGCTGTCCTTTTATCACTGTAGCATTGACTTCCGTCACACCTGTCTCTGTGGCAGAAGTAACCACTTCACATCCTTCAATTGTGACCAACTCTATGACATCTTCACCTTTGATCATTGTAGCTGTGACCTCCTTTACACCAGCTTCTGTGGCAGAATTTATATCGTCATGACCTTTTATTGTGGCCGACTCTATGAATTGCTGTGCTTTGATCACTGTAGCATCGACTTCCATCAGGCCAGCCTCTGTTGCAGAAGTAACGTCGTCACGTCCTTCCATTGCTTCCGACTCTATGACATACAGTCCTTTGATCACTGTTACGTTGACTTCCGTCACACCAGCCTCTGTGGCAGAAGTAACCGCGTCACGTCCGTCTATTATTGCCGGCTCCATTACCTTCTGTCTTTTAATCACTGTAGCATTGAATTCCGTCGCACCAGACTTTGTTACAGAATTAACAGCGTTACGTCCTTCTATTGTTGCCGACTCTACGACGTGCTGTCTTTTTATCACTGTGACATTGCCTGCCGTAGCACCTGTTTCTTTGGCAGAATTTAACGCACCATGTCCTTCCATTGTGACCTCCTGTCCTTTTATCACTGAGGATTTGACTTCCGTAACACCAGCCTCTCTGGCAGAAGTAACAGTGTCCCGTCCTTCAATTTGGATCCATTTTaaagttcgtgttttttttctatCCGTGACTAAAAATCATCTTCGGTTGAAGAAAATTTACCAGAACATGTAATCGTTTGTTTGCACCTTCTGTGGTacctaaaacaaacaaatatatgtcAAAACTGTTACATGGGGCTCAAAAACCAACGTATACAATAAACTTTTAAAATGATGAAAGGTCCTCACAATAAAATCAGCATGTTCGCTAGTCGGTCATTTTTATTATGCACAACATGTCATGGAACCGAACAATCGATGAAGCTCCAAAAGCTTTATCATGCATTATTGTTCTCATCCAATACTTTAATACACCACCAACTATAAACGcacaatcataaaaaaatgtgAGCACCGCCTCTTAaggaacgccatagctgtcttgagttgttacatttctttctgtcttctttaAAAGGTGTCTtactatgtcaaaccgtcgtgacagtttgtcaatatgtggtgttgacttgtcaaaataagTCTTATTacgtcaaacagtcgtgttagcatgttcaaatgtggtgttgacttgtctaAAAACTgtcatattatgtcaaaccgtcgtattATATTGTCTAAATTTGATgatgacttgtcaaaatacagtcctattatgccaaaccgtcgtgttatcttgtccaaatgtggtgttttgacaagtcaacatcacatttgggcaagataacacgacggtttgacataataagactgtattttgacaagtcagcaccagatttggacaagataacacgatggtttgacatagtagaactgtattttgacaagtcaacatcacatttggacaagattacTTTTTGACATAaaaagactgtgttttgacaagtcaacatcacatttggaaaagataacacgacggtttgacataataaaattgtgttttgtcaAGTCAACACCAGATTTGgaaaagataacacgacggtttgacatagtagaactgtgttttgacaagtcaacatcacatttggacaagattacTTTTTGACATAAAAAGATTGTGTTTTGACAAGCcaacatcacatttggaaaagataacatgacggtttgacataataaaatTGTGCTTTgtcaagtcaacatcacatttggacataataacacgacggtttgacataataagactgtatttagaCAAGTCAGCACCACATTCAGAAACGATAACAAGACGATTTAACATAAtacgactgtgttttgacaagacaGTAACAAATATGGACAATTTATCACGACGATTTGACATAAAAAGACACTTTCTAAAgaagacagctatggcgttccatagcCTCTGAATGTCCATGCAAAGCATTGTGGGTTTAAAACGGTTAGAGGGCTACTTTAAGCTCAAACTTTCCATCATGATAATAAGGATTAATACTAATCTAATACTcataataaaactaataataataaaagttattattattaataatcataactattactatcattattatctttattatcaatcatattacttataataataataataagaagaagaagaagaagaagaagaagaagaagaagaagaagaagaagaagaagatgaagaatattaataataagaataataataataataataataatagtagtaggtTTACATTGGAATTATAACATATTAAGTTGAAAGTAGAAACTCACCTGCGCGCCATTAAATTTTCCTTATAAACCAGTTGCGATCCGCTCCCAGCCTTTACAAACTGCTGAATAAAAAGTGCCCCGACAAATGCCGGGGGTCTAGGGAGATAGGTTATATGAGAACCCATTGCTTTTGTGCTGCAGGTTTGAAATCCTTTATTTGTAAAAGCTTCAAATGGTGCAAACgttgtaatgaaatctttcaaactAATCAGTACCGCGAAGGTT encodes:
- the LOC127856540 gene encoding uncharacterized protein LOC127856540 isoform X4 produces the protein MEGHGALNSAKETGATAGNVTVIKRQHVVESATIEGRNAVNSVTKSGATEFNATVIKRQKVMEPAIIDGRDAVTSATEAGVTEVNVTVIKGLYVIESEAMEGRDDVTSATEAGLMEVDATVIKAQQFIESATIKGHDDINSATEAGVKEVTATMIKGEDVIELVTIEGCEVVTSATETGVTEVNATVIKGQQVIESATIKGSDAVTSAMGAGVTEVNATVIKGQHVIESATMEGRDDINSATEAGVKEVTTTMIKGKGVIESAAVEVRDTVTFATEACVTKLNIQAKHIKVNYNQLVTS